One Pseudodesulfovibrio senegalensis DNA segment encodes these proteins:
- a CDS encoding mechanosensitive ion channel family protein, with protein sequence MKRLPSVFVPFAVAIVLLLPNYAQAANTHHADGLRTLFRSFMEAMISDEAGKGNKPPLDQYIAFTENGPKESLIRKSISRLFFVLENQGLDMDEAIPDAPQDSDTAVVYIKDGRGTPLPLTLRKDSEGKWRFSDKSICQPALTRVYAHLRNRLEKVTNLGKDSDEFNPRFVSPYRSMMTLIAGVENFAGYNLQDATQALDLSELSPPKQVTEGPNLAIMLYRVLTLESAVDVDDLPATSESSKAPTFLHRNGLGAIGMQITTDKDGLKSWKFSPETLDVVKDIYDETIADALKQGINPFLGANLTTTVRLDDFIQQHAPAMEQPVFGINLWKYLALVIVLILSPLAWRLGHKNGHIIMLWLKAKKPQLYLEDKVNSLALPMKILFLTGLWEMYAELVLDYEFFASITILCIRTAFTLSATLVGCQAVMFTSRWLADVSGSRSQGTFILVMGQMLRIVVGLIGLFQVAALFGQDSTRVLAALGIGGVALALASKNTVENIFGTIMIITSRPFANGHRIQVNNIRGVVENVGIRSTTIRTRESSLVTIPNATFITSAVDNMGKRESRRFKTLLSLTYDTPPDKLVAYVSGIKALLNENNKIKPSHRHVSVYDLGSHSIDIRINMHLDVEKKSEELALRERLILDFMILAETIGVEFAFPTQTIQTMAAPIPNHEDMGGERRANALGKEAASMVIRQHSEKNT encoded by the coding sequence ATGAAACGCTTGCCCTCCGTATTTGTCCCATTCGCCGTTGCCATTGTTTTGCTGCTGCCCAATTATGCTCAGGCAGCAAACACCCACCATGCTGACGGCTTGCGGACACTGTTCCGCTCGTTCATGGAAGCCATGATCAGTGATGAAGCAGGAAAGGGGAACAAGCCCCCTCTGGATCAATACATTGCCTTCACCGAAAACGGCCCAAAGGAATCCCTGATACGAAAAAGCATATCCCGCCTTTTCTTTGTACTGGAAAATCAAGGTCTCGACATGGACGAAGCCATCCCCGATGCCCCGCAGGACAGCGACACCGCGGTCGTGTACATCAAGGACGGGCGAGGGACTCCCCTGCCGCTGACACTCCGCAAGGATTCGGAGGGGAAATGGCGCTTTTCTGACAAAAGCATCTGTCAGCCGGCCCTGACCAGAGTATACGCGCATCTGCGCAACCGCCTTGAAAAGGTCACAAACCTGGGGAAAGACAGCGACGAGTTCAATCCCCGTTTCGTTTCTCCGTATCGCAGCATGATGACCCTTATCGCCGGGGTGGAAAATTTTGCAGGATACAACCTGCAGGACGCAACGCAGGCACTGGACCTTTCCGAACTTTCACCGCCGAAACAGGTTACGGAAGGACCCAACCTGGCCATTATGCTCTATCGCGTGTTGACGCTGGAATCCGCCGTGGACGTGGACGACCTGCCAGCCACGTCCGAATCGTCAAAGGCTCCAACCTTCCTGCACAGGAACGGTCTGGGCGCCATCGGCATGCAGATCACTACCGACAAGGACGGTCTTAAATCCTGGAAATTCAGTCCGGAAACGCTGGATGTGGTCAAGGACATCTACGACGAAACAATCGCCGATGCTCTGAAGCAGGGCATCAACCCGTTTCTGGGAGCCAACCTGACCACAACGGTTCGATTGGACGACTTCATCCAACAACATGCCCCTGCCATGGAACAGCCTGTTTTCGGGATCAATCTGTGGAAATATCTGGCTCTGGTCATCGTGCTGATCCTCTCTCCCCTGGCGTGGCGACTCGGGCACAAAAACGGTCACATCATCATGCTCTGGCTCAAGGCAAAAAAGCCGCAACTGTACCTTGAAGACAAAGTGAACTCCCTGGCCCTGCCCATGAAGATTCTCTTCCTTACGGGCTTATGGGAGATGTATGCCGAACTGGTGCTTGATTACGAATTCTTCGCCTCCATAACCATTCTTTGCATCAGGACCGCATTCACGCTCTCGGCAACACTGGTAGGCTGTCAGGCCGTCATGTTCACAAGCCGCTGGCTTGCCGATGTATCCGGTTCGCGTTCACAAGGAACATTCATTCTTGTCATGGGGCAAATGCTCCGCATTGTCGTGGGTCTCATCGGTCTGTTTCAGGTTGCAGCCCTGTTTGGCCAGGACAGCACACGCGTCCTCGCCGCCCTCGGCATTGGTGGTGTGGCACTGGCTCTGGCCAGCAAAAACACGGTTGAAAACATTTTTGGCACAATAATGATCATCACCTCGCGGCCTTTTGCCAACGGCCACAGAATCCAGGTGAACAACATTCGCGGGGTCGTGGAAAACGTAGGCATTCGCAGCACCACCATCAGAACCCGCGAGTCGTCCCTCGTCACGATTCCGAACGCCACGTTCATAACATCGGCAGTGGACAACATGGGCAAACGGGAATCACGGCGATTCAAAACCCTGCTCTCCCTGACCTACGACACTCCGCCGGACAAGCTCGTGGCCTACGTCAGCGGTATCAAGGCTTTGCTCAATGAAAACAACAAGATAAAGCCGAGCCATCGGCACGTCAGCGTATATGATCTGGGCAGCCATTCCATCGACATCAGGATCAACATGCATCTGGACGTGGAAAAGAAAAGCGAAGAACTCGCCCTGCGCGAACGTTTGATTCTGGACTTCATGATCTTGGCCGAAACCATCGGCGTCGAATTCGCTTTTCCCACACAGACCATCCAAACCATGGCGGCCCCAATTCCGAACCACGAAGACATGGGCGGAGAACGGCGTGCAAATGCACTGGGCAAGGAAGCCGCCAGCATGGTCATCAGGCAACATTCTGAGAAGAACACGTAG
- a CDS encoding NirD/YgiW/YdeI family stress tolerance protein, whose product MKRLSIIVLLMFAVVAVAAMADTDKSVASPVDTVAKAKKADLETRAVLDGKVVRKVADGEYVFSDGTGEIRLQVMNPAQLEMAMADSEATVHVVGHVAQDMMMTQVTADVISIQD is encoded by the coding sequence ATGAAGCGTTTGAGCATAATCGTTCTTTTGATGTTTGCGGTGGTCGCAGTGGCCGCCATGGCCGATACCGACAAGTCCGTGGCCAGTCCGGTGGATACCGTGGCCAAGGCCAAGAAGGCCGATCTTGAAACACGTGCCGTTCTTGACGGCAAGGTTGTTCGCAAGGTTGCCGACGGCGAGTATGTTTTTTCTGACGGAACCGGAGAGATTCGTCTGCAGGTCATGAATCCGGCGCAGTTGGAGATGGCCATGGCCGATTCCGAAGCGACCGTGCATGTGGTGGGCCATGTGGCTCAGGACATGATGATGACGCAGGTTACCGCCGACGTCATTTCCATTCAGGACTAA
- a CDS encoding DNA/RNA non-specific endonuclease: MMQRKLSLIWGATLGFCALVVLPVMAQANFTIYGDPTGAPTTNLTVDHTIYKLSNDGMTKFATWVAYKLEKDMFTPAGKTKRVWKKDPNIPNGQTLVPSDYQGAHATLDVDRGHQAPLGSFSNTAYWRKTNFLSNITPQKSDLNQGAWLRVEVRVRKLAAEDETVYVMTGPLYGQIWGKLPNASMTHRIPTGYWKIIAIEQEDEDEPILVTGYMFGQDTARSADEDDYRATVNQIEKCTCLDFFPLLDDEIEERVESQNSLELPSMN, from the coding sequence ATGATGCAACGCAAACTGTCCCTGATATGGGGCGCAACGCTGGGATTCTGCGCATTGGTCGTTCTGCCCGTCATGGCACAGGCGAACTTCACGATCTATGGCGACCCCACGGGCGCGCCTACGACAAACCTGACCGTTGATCACACCATCTACAAGCTGAGCAACGACGGCATGACCAAATTTGCCACATGGGTGGCCTACAAGCTGGAAAAAGACATGTTCACTCCGGCCGGCAAAACCAAACGTGTCTGGAAAAAGGACCCGAATATCCCCAACGGCCAGACTCTAGTCCCCTCGGACTATCAGGGAGCACACGCAACTCTGGACGTTGACCGGGGGCACCAGGCCCCACTCGGTTCTTTCAGCAACACCGCATATTGGAGAAAAACAAATTTCCTCTCCAACATCACACCCCAGAAATCGGACCTGAACCAGGGAGCATGGCTGCGTGTGGAAGTACGCGTTCGCAAGTTGGCTGCCGAAGATGAAACCGTATACGTCATGACCGGTCCCCTGTACGGACAAATATGGGGAAAATTGCCAAACGCGAGCATGACCCACCGCATCCCCACAGGATACTGGAAGATCATCGCCATTGAACAGGAAGATGAGGACGAACCGATACTGGTGACGGGATACATGTTCGGGCAGGACACAGCAAGAAGCGCTGACGAGGATGATTACCGGGCAACGGTCAATCAAATAGAAAAATGCACCTGCCTTGATTTCTTCCCCCTGTTGGACGATGAAATCGAAGAAAGAGTCGAAAGCCAGAACTCACTCGAACTGCCGTCGATGAACTAG
- a CDS encoding sulfite exporter TauE/SafE family protein has product MDTLTIAIVILSFGMSFLFALGGVGSAIILIPTLTWLGIPFNLARPTGLFVNCVSMLGATYSNIRAKRLDFRLGLPIIISSFVLAPFGAWAGHHLPTRTLLFMFMGFLVFSGSMMLFFKGSKYAHQYREDRPVMGPLLTGVLAGFLSGLLGVGGGGVISPLMILQGFNPKKVTTVTALAVPFSSFSAFMAYAAMGSVSWKLLALAGLAAWAGGYLGTRFMHSNIQPQTVKRMLGGCLVLLAVKLAWSTL; this is encoded by the coding sequence ATGGACACTCTCACAATCGCGATCGTCATTCTCTCATTCGGCATGAGCTTTCTTTTTGCTTTGGGCGGGGTCGGCTCTGCGATCATACTCATCCCCACCCTCACATGGCTGGGCATTCCATTCAACCTTGCCCGGCCGACAGGGCTCTTCGTCAACTGCGTCAGCATGCTTGGTGCCACGTATTCAAACATCCGCGCCAAACGGCTGGATTTCCGTCTGGGTCTTCCGATCATAATATCCTCGTTTGTGCTCGCACCGTTCGGGGCATGGGCCGGGCACCATCTGCCAACGAGGACACTTCTCTTCATGTTCATGGGTTTTCTGGTCTTCTCCGGTTCCATGATGCTCTTTTTCAAGGGCTCGAAATACGCGCACCAATACCGTGAGGATCGTCCGGTCATGGGTCCGTTGCTTACGGGCGTTCTGGCTGGATTCCTTTCCGGCCTGCTGGGGGTGGGGGGCGGCGGCGTGATTTCGCCGCTCATGATTCTTCAGGGCTTCAACCCCAAAAAGGTGACCACCGTGACGGCTCTTGCCGTGCCGTTTTCCTCATTTTCCGCATTCATGGCCTATGCGGCAATGGGGTCTGTTTCATGGAAACTGCTGGCCCTGGCAGGACTCGCGGCGTGGGCGGGCGGCTATCTCGGAACACGGTTCATGCACTCGAACATCCAACCGCAGACAGTCAAAAGGATGCTGGGGGGCTGCCTTGTTCTGCTGGCCGTCAAACTTGCGTGGTCCACTCTCTGA
- a CDS encoding rhodanese-like domain-containing protein, giving the protein MENLNAILKDMNFEFFGSGSHSMNVDVMAQKVHADNVILLDVRTDKEVEYVRFPFAKHIPLNELPDRLGELPKEKLIVPFCSSEFRGVIAYTYLLAQGYENVRALSASMEDMIKKFKPGPLAKA; this is encoded by the coding sequence ATGGAAAACCTGAACGCCATACTCAAGGACATGAATTTCGAATTCTTCGGATCGGGCAGCCACAGCATGAACGTGGACGTCATGGCCCAAAAGGTCCACGCCGACAACGTCATCCTTCTGGACGTGCGCACAGACAAGGAAGTGGAATATGTCCGCTTTCCCTTTGCCAAGCACATTCCACTGAATGAACTGCCCGACCGCCTTGGTGAACTTCCCAAGGAAAAGCTCATCGTTCCGTTCTGCTCTTCCGAATTCCGCGGCGTGATCGCATACACCTACCTGCTCGCGCAGGGCTATGAAAATGTGCGCGCACTGAGCGCGTCCATGGAAGACATGATCAAAAAATTCAAACCGGGTCCGCTGGCCAAGGCATAA
- a CDS encoding ArsR/SmtB family transcription factor encodes MNKHTTKCDAAHYEQRAAIMKAMAHPSRLMMVDALAHGEQCVCDLTTLVGHDISTVSKHLSILKNAGIVEDEKRGKNVYYSLKVPCVLTFFHCMESVLKAGGQ; translated from the coding sequence ATGAACAAACACACAACAAAATGCGACGCGGCCCACTATGAACAACGAGCCGCAATCATGAAAGCCATGGCCCATCCTTCCCGATTGATGATGGTCGATGCCTTGGCCCACGGTGAACAATGCGTCTGCGACCTTACAACACTTGTAGGGCACGACATCTCCACTGTTTCCAAACATTTGAGCATTCTCAAGAATGCCGGGATCGTGGAAGACGAAAAACGCGGCAAAAACGTGTACTACAGCCTCAAGGTCCCCTGCGTACTTACGTTTTTCCATTGCATGGAGTCCGTGCTCAAGGCGGGCGGCCAATAA
- a CDS encoding substrate-binding periplasmic protein — protein sequence MKSFATWIMLVFLSVAYPQAGYGGQVNRLACDIWPPYQMYQDTELTGYSVQIVKAVYQRMGIPLKHPITALPWSRCLAMLENGTMDALFSANYAPERKQYALYPEEPLISSPWVVWVRKGYEIESMQELQSMRVGAVRQYSYTPEFWEFIQTNSRVETVGNDETNFKKLSAGRLDATVAELANGLYLRKKLGIKNIVPIRHLIVKESGLYIIFNKKNVSEEFVNEFSQELSAFKETLEYRNLYEKYIDLVVPKTPSPAH from the coding sequence ATGAAATCTTTTGCCACATGGATCATGCTGGTTTTCCTGTCAGTCGCATATCCCCAAGCTGGGTACGGCGGACAGGTAAACCGGCTGGCCTGTGACATCTGGCCCCCCTACCAGATGTATCAGGACACCGAACTCACGGGATACTCCGTGCAAATCGTGAAAGCGGTGTATCAACGCATGGGCATCCCCCTGAAACACCCAATAACCGCACTCCCATGGAGTCGGTGTCTTGCCATGCTCGAAAACGGGACCATGGACGCCCTCTTCTCGGCCAACTACGCGCCGGAAAGAAAACAATACGCACTCTACCCCGAAGAACCGCTCATCAGCTCGCCCTGGGTGGTATGGGTCCGCAAGGGGTATGAAATCGAATCGATGCAGGAGCTGCAAAGCATGCGGGTCGGCGCAGTGCGCCAATACAGCTACACCCCCGAATTCTGGGAATTCATCCAGACGAACAGCCGGGTGGAAACAGTCGGCAACGATGAGACGAATTTCAAGAAACTTTCCGCAGGCCGGCTGGACGCAACCGTGGCCGAACTGGCCAACGGCCTGTATCTGCGCAAAAAGCTGGGCATAAAAAACATCGTTCCCATACGGCATTTGATAGTCAAGGAGTCGGGCCTCTACATCATTTTCAACAAAAAAAATGTATCGGAAGAATTCGTAAACGAATTCAGTCAGGAACTCTCTGCATTCAAAGAAACACTAGAATATCGAAACCTGTACGAAAAGTATATTGATCTGGTCGTCCCGAAAACACCCAGTCCTGCCCACTAG
- a CDS encoding AEC family transporter: MTIYSRLITSVIILLGLIGFAAFLRHKGFVRQEHGGIFAKLVTHGTLPALIFVSLAHTTVDWSESWFALIMLCAEILALALGWIGARLLRLDRAASGAMILVSGFGSSSLLGYALISQVFPGNTAAMTEAVMVSEIGVGPALFTIGTMIAIYYGSEATAPGARFKAALAFFRSPIFISVVAGLLWSGFRLPTDDPICGTVIQGLRLVGNANTLMVTLLVGVLLKFRGIASVAMIGAFVAANKLILKPLLIWLPTLFMHVHTWEVHVLVLEAAMPSALLTVALCRTYGCDAPLASRMVFLTTALSAATIPLMFSVLP; this comes from the coding sequence ATGACCATTTATTCCCGCCTGATCACATCCGTGATCATTCTGCTGGGGCTGATCGGTTTTGCCGCTTTTCTCCGACACAAGGGATTTGTCAGGCAAGAACACGGCGGCATTTTTGCCAAGCTGGTTACCCACGGCACGCTCCCGGCCCTGATATTCGTCTCGCTGGCGCACACCACCGTGGACTGGTCGGAAAGCTGGTTTGCGCTGATCATGCTCTGCGCGGAAATTCTGGCTCTGGCATTGGGCTGGATCGGCGCGCGGCTGCTCCGGCTGGACCGGGCCGCATCCGGCGCAATGATTCTCGTTTCCGGGTTCGGCAGCTCTTCCCTGCTCGGTTATGCGCTGATCAGCCAGGTGTTCCCCGGCAACACCGCCGCCATGACCGAGGCCGTCATGGTCTCGGAAATCGGGGTTGGCCCGGCCCTGTTCACCATCGGTACCATGATCGCCATCTACTACGGCAGCGAAGCGACCGCCCCCGGCGCACGCTTCAAGGCCGCCCTCGCCTTTTTCCGCTCGCCCATCTTCATCTCCGTGGTGGCCGGTTTGCTGTGGTCCGGCTTCAGGCTGCCCACGGATGATCCAATATGCGGAACAGTGATACAGGGGCTCCGGTTGGTCGGAAACGCCAACACGCTCATGGTCACCCTGCTTGTGGGCGTGCTGCTCAAATTCCGGGGCATTGCCTCCGTGGCCATGATCGGAGCATTCGTCGCCGCCAACAAACTGATCCTGAAGCCGCTGCTGATCTGGCTCCCGACACTCTTCATGCACGTGCATACATGGGAAGTGCACGTGCTGGTGCTGGAAGCGGCCATGCCCTCCGCCCTGCTCACGGTGGCGCTCTGCCGAACCTACGGCTGCGATGCACCGCTGGCCTCGCGCATGGTCTTTCTGACCACGGCACTCAGCGCGGCAACCATCCCGCTGATGTTCTCGGTCCTGCCTTAG
- a CDS encoding cupin domain-containing protein has product MKVIHYTDVAAQDLPVAGPGVSGRVVIGKADDDVNFCMRVIELQPGAQIPMHTHPWEHQQFYYSGTGTIDKGGEKMDVGPGSVVYVAPDEEHHLVNTGDEPLVLVCLVPKTAPEI; this is encoded by the coding sequence ATGAAGGTCATTCACTATACGGATGTTGCGGCACAGGACCTGCCCGTGGCCGGTCCCGGCGTTTCCGGCCGGGTGGTCATCGGCAAGGCCGACGACGACGTCAATTTCTGCATGCGCGTCATCGAGCTACAGCCCGGCGCGCAAATTCCCATGCACACGCATCCGTGGGAGCACCAGCAGTTCTATTATTCCGGCACCGGGACCATCGACAAGGGCGGAGAGAAGATGGACGTCGGCCCCGGAAGCGTGGTCTACGTGGCCCCGGACGAGGAGCATCACCTCGTGAACACCGGCGATGAACCGTTGGTTCTGGTCTGCCTGGTGCCCAAGACCGCCCCTGAAATCTAA
- a CDS encoding bifunctional folylpolyglutamate synthase/dihydrofolate synthase: MPHFESYARVCEYMDNLGLFSMDMGLGRMESFWERRGAPGVPVVHVVGTNGKGSTSTFLESIARENGVRTGLFTSPHLVTPRERVRICGRMLEPEDWTRLANMVLATPGGADLTYFEFQTCLAMLAFMDAGVDLAIMEAGLGGRYDATNVFAPGLTLFTPVGMDHEAVLGSTLEAIARDKAGAMHAGGTAITGPQEPEALAVLEEQARAVGATLLHASDLIGLVPGTLGLRGPHQQDNARLALSGWQIAAEMFGRDSDPEAVAAGLAQAFIPGRFHCVRPDGLPDIVLDGAHNLHAFKALAHTLEQEGVRPQAVVFACMADKDISSMVPLLRSMSDGPILCPAMPWERAARPVDLVKVLGGKAEATDGMATALQRVADLPGPVLVCGSLYLLAAFYELYPEFLSRNSR, encoded by the coding sequence GTGCCGCATTTCGAATCATATGCCCGGGTGTGCGAATACATGGACAATCTCGGGCTGTTCAGCATGGACATGGGGCTGGGCCGGATGGAGTCCTTTTGGGAACGGCGGGGCGCGCCCGGCGTGCCCGTTGTGCATGTGGTGGGCACCAACGGCAAGGGCTCCACGTCCACGTTTCTCGAATCCATTGCCCGCGAAAACGGCGTGCGGACCGGGCTGTTCACCTCGCCCCATCTGGTGACCCCGCGCGAACGGGTGCGCATTTGCGGCCGCATGCTGGAGCCGGAAGACTGGACCCGGCTGGCCAACATGGTGCTGGCAACGCCCGGCGGTGCGGATCTTACCTATTTTGAATTTCAGACCTGTCTGGCCATGCTGGCCTTCATGGACGCGGGCGTTGATCTGGCCATAATGGAAGCCGGACTTGGCGGGCGTTATGACGCCACCAACGTGTTTGCGCCGGGGCTGACCCTGTTCACTCCGGTGGGGATGGACCATGAAGCCGTGCTCGGCAGCACGCTGGAAGCCATTGCGCGGGACAAGGCAGGGGCCATGCATGCCGGAGGCACGGCCATCACCGGGCCGCAGGAACCGGAAGCTCTGGCCGTGCTGGAAGAGCAGGCTCGCGCGGTGGGTGCAACCTTGCTGCACGCTTCGGATTTGATCGGTTTGGTTCCCGGAACTCTGGGTCTGCGCGGACCGCACCAGCAGGACAATGCCCGGCTGGCCTTGTCCGGCTGGCAGATTGCAGCCGAAATGTTTGGTCGCGATTCCGACCCCGAGGCCGTTGCCGCAGGGCTGGCCCAAGCGTTCATTCCCGGCCGTTTCCATTGTGTGCGCCCGGACGGGCTGCCTGATATCGTGCTGGACGGCGCGCACAACCTGCACGCGTTCAAGGCCCTTGCCCATACGTTGGAGCAGGAGGGCGTCCGCCCGCAGGCCGTGGTGTTCGCCTGTATGGCGGACAAGGATATTTCATCCATGGTTCCCCTGTTGCGGTCTATGAGCGATGGACCGATCCTTTGCCCGGCCATGCCGTGGGAGCGTGCAGCGCGGCCCGTTGATCTGGTTAAGGTGCTCGGCGGCAAAGCCGAGGCCACGGACGGCATGGCAACGGCCCTGCAACGGGTCGCCGACCTGCCCGGGCCGGTCCTCGTGTGCGGCTCCCTGTATTTACTGGCTGCATTTTATGAGTTATATCCTGAATTTCTCAGTCGAAATTCTCGCTAG
- the selA gene encoding L-seryl-tRNA(Sec) selenium transferase: MSRLFQHLPSVDPILTALTDDSTLAALPRPLLRELVNEFLDIKREEIRSGVVSEPEELAFERLLPAVMAMVRVKARPHFRRVLNATGVVIHTNMGRSLLAPEAVQAVVEACARYSNLEFDLATGERGSRYSHVEELLCTITGAEAAVVVNNNAAAVMLMLDTLAKGREVIVSRGQLVEIGGSFRIPDVMAKSGATLREVGATNRTHVRDYEQAIGDNTAALMRVHTSNFRMVGFTGEVDLPRMRELGDRYGLPVLEDLGSGTLFPLERAGMPSEPTVQEVVRQGADIVSFSGDKVLGGPQAGIIVGREEWISRIKVNPMNRALRIDKMTLAALEATLRLYLDMDSARTAVPTLRMITAEYRQLRSRAATLRRTLDRAVGEQVETSVRRGASRVGGGAFPERDLETALVAVVPKNISVDELRQRLLATDPPLVGRIEDNAFCLDPRTLASDEYRLVAEALNQALRQ; encoded by the coding sequence ATGTCCCGACTCTTTCAGCACCTTCCTTCGGTGGACCCGATTCTGACGGCATTGACCGACGATTCCACACTGGCGGCCCTGCCTCGGCCTCTGTTGCGTGAGCTGGTCAACGAATTTCTGGACATCAAGCGCGAGGAAATCCGTTCCGGCGTTGTTTCCGAGCCTGAGGAACTGGCGTTCGAGCGGCTGCTTCCTGCCGTCATGGCCATGGTTCGCGTCAAGGCCCGTCCGCATTTTCGGCGCGTGCTCAATGCCACGGGCGTGGTCATTCATACGAATATGGGCCGTTCCCTGCTTGCGCCCGAGGCCGTGCAGGCCGTGGTGGAAGCGTGCGCGCGCTATTCCAATCTCGAATTCGACCTCGCCACGGGCGAGCGGGGCAGCCGTTATTCCCACGTGGAGGAGTTGCTGTGCACCATCACCGGGGCCGAGGCCGCCGTGGTGGTCAACAACAACGCCGCAGCGGTCATGCTTATGCTCGACACGCTGGCCAAGGGGCGCGAGGTCATTGTCTCCCGAGGGCAGCTGGTGGAGATCGGCGGCTCGTTCCGCATCCCGGACGTGATGGCCAAGAGTGGCGCGACCCTGCGCGAGGTCGGGGCCACCAACCGTACCCATGTGCGTGATTACGAACAGGCCATCGGCGACAATACCGCCGCGCTCATGCGGGTGCACACTTCCAATTTCCGCATGGTCGGATTCACGGGCGAGGTGGACCTGCCGAGAATGCGCGAGCTCGGCGACCGCTACGGACTGCCCGTGCTGGAGGATTTGGGCAGCGGCACGCTGTTTCCTCTGGAAAGGGCGGGCATGCCGTCCGAACCCACGGTGCAGGAAGTGGTGCGACAGGGGGCGGATATCGTCAGTTTTTCCGGAGACAAGGTTCTGGGCGGCCCGCAGGCGGGCATCATCGTGGGGCGCGAGGAGTGGATATCGCGCATCAAGGTCAATCCCATGAACCGCGCATTGCGCATCGACAAGATGACCCTTGCCGCGCTGGAGGCCACTTTGCGCCTGTATCTGGACATGGACAGCGCGCGCACGGCCGTGCCGACATTGCGCATGATCACTGCGGAATACCGTCAGCTTCGCTCCCGTGCCGCGACCTTGCGCCGCACCTTGGACCGTGCCGTGGGCGAGCAGGTGGAAACGTCCGTGCGCCGGGGGGCATCCCGCGTGGGCGGCGGCGCATTCCCGGAGCGCGACCTTGAAACCGCGCTGGTGGCCGTGGTGCCGAAGAATATTTCCGTGGATGAACTCAGGCAGCGGCTTCTGGCCACGGACCCGCCGTTGGTGGGCCGCATTGAAGATAATGCCTTCTGCCTTGATCCGCGAACATTGGCTTCCGACGAATACCGGCTGGTTGCCGAGGCCCTGAATCAGGCCCTGCGGCAGTGA